Genomic segment of Xenopus laevis strain J_2021 chromosome 4S, Xenopus_laevis_v10.1, whole genome shotgun sequence:
AGCTCATTTTACGGTTGCCGTTGGGTAAGTATGCTCATTATACGACTGCTGTTGGGTTAGTTAGCTCATTATACAACTGCCGTTGGGTAAGTTAGCTCATTATACGGTTGCCGTTGGGTAAGTAAGCTCATTATACCGTTGCTATTGGGTAAGTAAGGTCATTATCCGGTTGGCGTTGGGTAAGTTAGCTCATTATACGACTGCTGTTGGGTTAGTTAGCTCAGTATATGGTTGCTGTTGGGTTAGTTAGCTAAGTATACGGCTGCTTTTAGGTTAGCTCATTATACAGCTGCCCTTTGGTTAGTTAGCTCAGTTTAAGGCTGTCGTTGGGTAAGTAAGCTcattataatagggatgcactgaacccactattttggattcggctgaacccctgaatcctatgtgaaagatttggccgaatactgaaccgaatcctaatttgcatatgcatatgcaaattagtggtgggaaggggaaaacatttttgacttccttgttttatgacaaaaagtcacgtgatttccctcccgcccctaatttgcatatgctgaatccgaatcctgctgaaaaaggccgaatcccgaactgaatcgtggatttggtgcatccatacatTATACAGTTGCCATTGGGTTAGTTAGCTTAGTATAAGGCTGAAGTTGGGTTAGTTAGCTCACTTTACAGCTGCTTTTGGTTAAGTAAGCTCATTATACGACTGCCGTTGGGTAAGTTAACTCATTATATGGCTGTTGTTTGGTTAGTTAACACATTATATGGCTGCTGCAGAAAGTCATCATTATTTCCATTCATGTTTAGTGGGTGAGTAATAACAATATGAGAACAGAAGGTAAGTGGAGCCCAATGTCCCCTATTGTTGGGTCTCATGTTTCTCACTTAACTATTTAGGAGAGAGAGGTCGGATCACTCGGATTCTGGTGGCTGAATAAGGATAATTCCCTATGGGCCTCTCCCCTACAACTCAGGAGCTGTCTCAGTGGCCTATTAAAGACTTGGCACTTCCAGCACTGGCCGGACCCCACTCTAGGAAACCAAATATGAGCTAATGGACCTCAGAGATCCCTAGGAGGAGTCTTTGCAAACACTTACTAACCATGAGAGCTGCCATTAACGTCATGGACACAGTAATGAATAACCTCAGTGTGTTTTTTAGGAAGGGGAGGGTTGTGTTGGGTCATGTTTTGGCAAAGTTCTGTCTGATCACATGTATAGTGCCGGCACTGACTTGCTCTCATAATAAGCTGAAATAAAATGGGTAATTTAAAGCGTTTCTGCCATTGGTCTGGTTTTTATTATTCAAGACTATGGCACGTGGGGCTTTCTTAGTGCCTGTCCAATAGAACCCTGTTTTTACAGTACCCTGCTGGTTTAGGGGTATTTTTAGTGGGGTACTGATATGTTATAACCCTGATACATATTAGTAGAGCGTTAAGGTAAGTTCCCCTGGCTACTGTTGGCTGAGGGCACATCCCTAGCTGAGCATCATTCTGTATATAGGGCAGgtaccaataaaaatataattgttggTAAAGTCCATGGGCACCACATGGCACCAGCCCTACACATACATGCTGACATTCTGCTACAGTTCCCTaataattggggaaaaaaactgtgcTAAGACTACAATTATGCTGACAAAAATAAGAACGAGCATCATTCTGCAGTcagagagaaaaaatgaaaaggcagagacacacctgTAAGTGTGCGCTCCAAATTTGTTGTGTGTACTCTTATGTATATAGGTGAAAACAGATACTATCCAATGAAGGGAAAGACCCACCCCCGAGGACTATTACCCTGAATTGAGAGATGATACCAACCAATGAAGGAAAAGGGAAAGACCCAACCACCGAGGACTGTTACACTGCATTGATAGACAATAATAGCCAATAAAGGAAAAGGTAAAGACCCACCCCCGAGGAATGTTACACTGCATTGAGAGATAATTCTAGCCAATAAAGGAAAAGGTAAAGACCCACCCCCGAGGACGGTTACATTGCATTGAGAGACAATAATAGCCAATAAAGGAAAAGGTAAAGACCCACCCCCGAGGAATGTTTCACTGCATTGAGAGATAATTCTAGCCAATTAAGGAAAAGGTAAAGACCCACCCCGAGGACTGTTACACTGCATTGAGAGACAATTCTAGCCAATAAAGGAAAAGGTAAAGACCCACCCCTGAGGACTGTTACATTGCATTGAGAGACAATAATAGCCAATAATGGAAAAGGTAAAGACCCACCCCCGAGAACTGTTACACTGCATTGAGAGACAATTCTAGCCAATAAAAGAAAAGGTAAAGACCCACCCCCGAGGACTGTTACATTACATTGAGAGACAATACTAGCCAATAAAGGAAAGGTAAAGACCCACCCCCGTGGACTGTTACACTGCATTGAGAGACACTTTTAGCCAATGAAGGAAAAGGTAACGACCCACCCCCGAGGACTGTTACATTACATTGAGAGACAATAGTAGCTAATGAAGGAAAAGGTAAAGACCCACCCCCGAGGACTGTTACACTGCATTGAGAGACAATTCTAGCCAATAAAGGAAAAGGTAAAGACCCACCCCGAGAACTGTTACACTGCATTTAGAGAAATTactaaacaataaagaaaaaggtaAAGACCCACCCCCCGGGGATTGTTACTGTGCATTAAGAGGAGCTACTAAACAATGAAGCAAAAGGTAAAAACTGTTACTTTGTAATAAGAGCAGGTACTAACCTATAAAGATGAGTAGAATTCCGACGATGACCTGCAAAATGAAGGAAATGGAGATCAGAACGAGGAGTGGTATATAGTACGAGAAGCTGGGCCCCTGATCAATGACTGCTTTCATCTGTGAGGCATTGGCCATTAGCAAGGCAACGTCCAGCATGCTCTCTGCTACGCTCTTCTTATTGGCATAATGATTGATATTCAGTGGCCTCCTGACTGTGACCTGCAATAGAAGGACAACATTAGGCAATGGGAAATGGCTCCTCTTTATTGTTCCACCTGTTTCTGAATGAGGCAGTAACACACAGCCTGACTTTCTGAGGGTCCCAAACCCTTCTAGAAGGTgccacattttcatttaaaataacgTTTACTTTATAGGGCTTTGAGGCCCAAGTCATATTCACGATATATGTCATATTAACGGCAGCTCTGATGGAAACTGATATTTATAAATAACCTTTGTAATGTACATGTAAGAAGAAAGCTTTTATGGGTGATATCCTATGTGTGAAACAAAGGGATACTTTGTAGGGATGTAGGGAGTTGTAGGCTAACAACAGCTGCAGGGatacctgttatgttttggtagccaaggatgagtagagtataacagtgtaaAGCTCACTTTCTAGCAGcacaaatctccccttggtcagcagcaataatgtcattttcacacatacggatccaagcagtaaaaggtatggtaggctcaccagggtttggaagaaaaggcgcaggctgctgcagaggtagaagagacatctcgttgccaatttgttatgttttggtagccgaggatgagtagagtataagagtgctttattagcaggctcatgcagccattacacaacagtaagcaactctaacaatACTCATCAGACATGCTCTGTTATTTGTATCCTTTTATCAGTGGCCTGTGAGATCTTCCTGACTCCAACATTCAGCCTCTCACAACAGCGAAGCtgacaaaggattctgggaactgtaTTTCACAAGAAAATAAAGAGTGAACAGCCGGAGACGTTGGCTGTAACAGGTTCTGGGTTACAAGAATATCTTGAGATTGTGACCCAGTTGGTATTAGTGTAAAGCAGTGACCTCCTGGAAGTCCTGTGCTCTGTCCATGTGGTGCTGCCCAGGAGGCTGCCCAATGTAACACCTACACATTGTACAAACTGCCCTTAAAGGATGAGTAAatctttaagataagcaaatgtaaaattgatgaggggactattctaagcactgttgcaatttacattcattatttattttctttttattccaagatattaagggatacatgtactgttaatatgaatggattttgttacaacagcgccacctgctggtcagtttcccaccagtctgaccagcaagtagtcaaggaagttgtcaggagaaagaaagaggctgatgttcttctgcttaggaataaaatgagaaacctttctcacatctttcctaagcagaagaacatcagcctctttctttctcctgacaacttccttgactacttgctggtcagactggtgggaaactgaccagcaggtggcgctgttgtaacacaattcattcatattaacagtacatgtatcccttaatatcttggaataaaaagaaaataaataatgaatgtaaattgcaacagtgcttagaatagccccctcatcagttttacattcgcttatttttaaggtttacttatcctttaaagtggacctgtcacccagacataaaaagctgtataatacaagtccttttcaaattaaacatgaaatccaaattcttttttttattaaagcattcatagctgttgtaaactcatttaaaaatctcagctgtcaatcaaatattgcctgcccctcctctatgccttaggcaattactttccctttccattcagcacttcctacatgtcactgctctccccacattcccccaatctcttcaccatttaattgtgtagccaggacatggggatggacatcagctcctccattctggtgcacaaacaagattctgagatgatacaagacttgtcttaataacagtgtccacagaatggctcctgcctgcttgttataattatgaattcttaGACTGATCGAAATacgattaaaataatttatacagtgtaattaacgtttattttgcttgactgactaggatttggaatcatttttttgggtgacgggtcccctttaagtgcctGGAACTATCACATTCTTCATCTCTATATTAGGAGCATCAACGGGAGACACTATAAACTCTCAGCTCCTGAGGAATTTGCTCTTTCTGTTGGGCCCCAGTAACAGACTGGATATAATACAGAGACTCACACAGCAGCTGATTAGACTCATTTGTATCCATTTCTTGTGAGCAGACTACAATGCATGTCAAGTAGTGAGAGTCCAGAGACAGTGACGCTCATTGTTTCACAGGAAGGAGATGCCATACAGAATATCAGTAGTTCTCAGACTCTCATCATTTTACTTTTCCCAGGACTTCCCAAGTTTGACCGTAACTCACAGCTCCACCGAGCAGAGACCTAAATAGAATTAATAGAGCAGAAATAACATATAGGAGGGTTGGTAGGGCGCGCCCCTGTAGCTGCACCATTATAAGGGTACGGCAATGGGGTagcatttaggggcaaatttatggaCAAAGTGATAATTCTGCAGAAAATACCAGCAGAAAAAGTCTTAAAATAATTTAGGGTATTGCAATGTTGCACTTATGTAAACTGAAAGCTCTTGAGCTCTTTCTCTTGCACCACCCAGAATAATGATCCCAGCTCTGGAGTCAGAATCCTCCTTGCATAGATTAATAAAGGGCAACTATaccataatttttttatatttctgtaatgGAAACATAGAGGCCTCTGTATTTGTCCCAGAATGCCCGCTGCTGAGGCCTCTGCCCAGTACTGTCCCACTTCCCCTTAAAACAGCAAAATTCACTTTCTGGCACTGCGGTACCTTTGCCCGGGGGCAGAACCCAAACACCCGCTGTATGTCCCAGGCCAAGGGGCTCGTTTAACATAGGGCAAGACATTTAACCCCCAACCTCTGTGGGACAGGCAGGGGCACAGGGAGTTAATTCACGGGTTTGTGGAATTTCTAAATTGCTGAATGTTGGAGCTGCATCTGGGGAACTTTACACATTAACATCCATAGTTATGTACAAACTgcttgtacccccccccccccagaaaactCCAAAACAATTTATGACTCCACAGGAAAAGCCCTTTATTGTGCAAGGGGGGAAGgagatgtttaaaggggaactacatcCAAGAACTggttttgcctaatgaaaaaaaaaaaatgtcattctaagatTAATCATTAGAAAGCAGTAGGTTCCTGCACCGGCGGTTCTCccaattgaaacaatgtagcaggtctGTTCATCAGCTGagttctgctacattgttgcttagaattacttatTTGGGGGGTGATCTCCTTTATGAACAGGAAGTAGTGCAACAATAGGTTTCCTGGATGGGGGGGTGGGGAGAGGAATATTTCCCATCATGCTGTGTATTGTACCTATGTGGTTGGGGTGGGGGCCTCCTCAGTAGCCGGGGCAATTGGGGTCTGGGAATTACCCTGTGCGTTAATGTGATTTATAATGACAAGATTCGGTTCAGCCCAATAATAACCTCTGCCCAACTGG
This window contains:
- the ninj1.S gene encoding ninjurin 1 S homeolog, producing the protein MGESVELNGTGEHLALRDSEVTVRRPLNINHYANKKSVAESMLDVALLMANASQMKAVIDQGPSFSYYIPLLVLISISFILQVIVGILLIFIVKYDLNNPAKHYILNILENTATGLVFIIVVVNVLITAFGVQKPAETSPSV